The Aedes albopictus strain Foshan chromosome 2, AalbF5, whole genome shotgun sequence region ACACAGACATATCGACCAGTGCCCGCCGTGTGGCGAATTGGTCGATATGCATTTAGCGAAATGGCATCGACGAAAAACGCTCTAGCTGCATGAAGGCTGTGCACCAGCAAACACCGGGGACAGTCCCAGGAAAACTAGCGAGGAATGAAAACACGCCGATCTCAGCGACCAAAAGCACAGATCCTTGCTGCGAGATGAAAGAGAACTGCGAGAAGTGGGttggctaggtctccgttaaggagaagtgaaGAGGTAAAAGCAGGAAGGTGTGCCCGCGATTCATTCCCCGGTTATCCTGCCGAGGGAGATAGTGGACGGAACGTGGTTGATGAggtccaacaacaaaaatacgaGACGCAAAATGATCTACTTTGCGTCCACGatgtcgaacataagcaaggccCTTAAAACGGCCTCCTGATGCGACTTCGGAAGACtctggacgatgccaagcaagatcacGAGAGACTTGTGAAAACTGCATCAGCGGCAGAACCGGCGAAAGCAAAGGTTACAAAATCTACCCAttcggaggccttcgctttcgcagcaAGCCCAAAAGGTTGCGACTGCTTTTGAAAAGCACTCACAGAAGCGGGTGAGCCAGCCTTCAGGTGAGGAGCTGGTGGTGCCCGCATGGCTAGGTGGATACTAAcgccgaaggtcggcagtaatgctggCAAGTCACACCTCAGCcgggcgtcccggaaagctgagaATGGTGGGCCTGAAAAAGCTGGCCCGTTCCAGATGGAAGTAAAACAGGggtttgcgaccgttgttaggccctcaggcCTCAGCAGCCCCAGAGTAGGGCGAActaaggggaggaccccccttggacgactGTTGAGCggaaaaggaagaaaaaaaaaccgctAGATGAGCAGGAGCGTAGGGACATCAAACCAAGAAGACGTGGGAGGACAGATGCCAaatgcgagaaaggcgacgcgctcgtcatcaagacagaAATttttaagtactcggacgtctgaAGTCGATGCGAAGCGAATCCAAGCTAATGATCTGGGAGCCgatgtgcgcagtattagacgtactcgtacgggtgaaatgagcTCAAGCGGACtatgcggcggatgcagcgagcacgatctgaggaagagcgaaaggaACAACGGGTGGTGTTTGCCGCTGCTAAAGCCGCGATAGGATTCGGATAATGACCGATAACTCGCTAGTTATAACAATCGCGTCTTTATTAGTCGAATAACATTTAAAGAGTGAACAATGAATGTATGAGCagagttgtgcagtttcaggatggtcaatgtcgaatgacactcgctctaaccatcacttcatacgacaaacgcagtccatcaaaacataatcgattcacgcaaaagccattcaagccaaccctcgttcaatgcagagtcaaccacatccaacagcagcgatcgtctcttgttttcgaaccacacgatgaaacgccgaagcgagtttttgttctacgctttgcattctattcatagggcgtgctatgtttgtgttttctgcgccatgcaatactacttaacaaattgaccctcatcctggcattttcaggcgagagtcacccagcagtgagtgacatagctctgcgtcggaacgacggttaagaagcgttcggctactcaagagatttgcagagaaagagcgtggcggcggcagccaccgtatcaatgcgttcgtctcgaatgtgttcgatagcaacatagagacggtcggctgtagcgttgatggaggaagaagggcaatgttgatgttgcggcttttttgtgttatgatggtgataatgcacaagactgtgtATGAGTGTCGAGTCTTTGGAGAGATCTCTGATAGAAACTGTGGAGAGTACAAACGGTATCACCTGAATCATACATTATTAGAGAGACACTCTGCGAAAGGCAATGGCCAACGCACAGGCTCTCTGCCGACGACGGCTACAGAGAGACCCAGTGGCAGATTATACAAAGAAAGGGGCAAGGTAAGGCAGACAAATGCAGGCGGAAGCGTCAAGAAGAAGGGTGGAGCGATTGTGGTGAAAACCAGTTAAGAAGGCGCTGGAACTTAAGAACTGCAGTGATgacgatcaaaaacgatcaaaacgatcaattctgactatacatgtcaatggttgctcctccgtgattgatctgaactggtaccaattgcactgagatccaactgaataaggggctgggacatttcacttattctcaaagtgcaattttagcagctcatgcatatttgatcaataacggcgccggccaagtccttatagtcagctgggaagggaaagggatgttaaagtgtactggttgttgctactagaaaccgagagcactctgcgtccccacaacccgcacggactggggtatttgttagacggaaaggatgggagatctgggagtcaccgttgggttggtgatgcgatccatggataggggttatttatagtgttcgtgatagattgtgtggtgaataaggtgaatttataggtcaagcggcacagcacgctttggttgcataacttataggcgttatatatacactgtgctgtgagtagaagttggaagggagggaaacgacttttttttcaattcgtttctggttctagcgatggctatgaacatatgaatatacatgagttatatatgtagagaagagagagcgagagaaagtggatagaaagatacaaagtaggatgaaaaggacgggccagggattgaacccatgaccttctgcatatgaatcagaagcggtagccactagaccaccaagcccgtccggaACTTAAGAACTGCAGTGATGACGTACAAAAAGTCAGGTGCAGTCGTTCTGGAGAATTGATCTTCGAGCTGAAAAAGGATTCAAAGCACAAGACCTGTTGAGAATAGAAGTtgtgcatcctactcttacctattcgtcaacaaatgggtaagagcagaaTGCAGTAACTTCAATAATGTTctacctacttcattgaacaggactaatcaggccaaacatttcaataggtcctatctgcatttgagaggctctctttgttcactttctctttcaatcattgcaatgtaatggtacacttttcaactatttttgtagtacaaatcaaaagatgattgttttgatcatcgtACAATGCAACGAGAcaatcataaaacaaataaacagctgagatattaacgaaagagagagaaaccaaagagagcctctcttctgcagataggacctttatacATGTTTGGCCTGTAATGTCTTGGAGAATAGATGCAGAGTGAGGAAAGTGTGAATATTTCCAAAGAGCTGAAGTGTTGGGTAGAACCTTTCGATAAGGAGGTGATCGCGGAACTCGAGGAAAACACAGTCGTGGCACGTCCGTCGTCCAGTCTACTGGTTGAGTGAAACGATTAGCGAACTCGGGTAGAACTGTCCACGAGCTCGGAAAAGGATAGAAAGGGTTCATACTGACGAAAGGGAAGTGCGCAGCGCCGTGTGTAGGGCGGCAAGAGTAGCTATCAAGGTAGGAATCCGGCTCAGCAAGGAAGCATTATTGCAGGAGCACTGACGTAACGCGGATGCAAATCAGAGCACCCGAGAGGTGCCCTGAAAAGCTGAATATAGGGACTTTTTCCGAAGTACGAGCAAACGGTTTGACCTCTTACACCATATAAGAAGGTTACAATTAATATAGAACAAGCCCGAACATTCAATCAGAAACTAATATTGGTAACGAAAAGCATTAAAGCCAATAAAGTGCCAGGACTAGACAGCATTTTCAACTTGGTTTTGAAAACAGCAATCCAACAAAACTCGGATAGGTTTCGAACCACATTGCAGAAGTGTATAGATGAAGGAAACTTTCGCGATCAATGGAGGAAGTAGCCCGGAGGAAGAAAACACGGAGAAGTCAACTTGTTGACACAGTGAATGTCGTGTCCTGAACCACTGTGTGTGCTAAGTATTCTTATTAGAAAGTCTTATTAGATTAATATTTATGTTTTGTAGAACAGTTGAATTAcgttgtatgtatgtgtgtcgcTATTTCTATGTTGATGTAATATTGAGGATTTTTTCTACCTTAATGTATTGATATTTTTTCTACCGCTAGTACCCTGATGTTTACAAACAAAAGCTAGTGAGCCGCTTGAGTATTATTGTACACCGGCAATATTATTCAAATTATGACTTCCGGAGCCTTCAAAACTACAACGGAAGAtatgaaaaatcttcaaaaaacttGTCGGCTTTGTCTGAGCGAAGAATCTCTGTGTGACGTGTTCGAATCACAGGATCTGCACCAATGGATATTAAATTATCTATCAATATCGGTAAAGTGTCGAGATGGTGTCGTCGGAGTATTTATATCGTAAACCACTAATCATTAATTTCCAGATAACCGCTGAAGACCGGATGAGCCAAGCCGTTTGCGCGATCTGCCGAATACGGCTGAACGAATTTCATCAGTTCTGGGAGCGCTGCCAGGAAGTACAGGACGTACTGCATTCCATGATCCGAAATGAAACCAAAAACGTTGATAGTGAAATAGCTGAGCATGTGGAGAGTGAGCTATCGATTGGTTCAAGTGATATGGTTGATATAGAGGAAATGAAAATTGAAACCGAACCATTGCCAGTAGAATCGTCTACAGTATTGTATGAAGTTGATCAGAACCAATTTATCGAAGGAAAAGATGCCGTTTCGCAGAAAAAACTATTTAACTGCAATGTGTGCAATAAGGCGTTCAATGCCAAGCATACTTTGAGGCATCACCAAAGGATGACACATGGACCGAAAACGCACGAGTGTCATTATTGCAATGTTAGATTCGCTTTCAGGTATGGTATTGTATATTTCTTCAATGTAGGATGCAGATGAACAATGGAAAACTATTGCAGAAGTAATCTAGAGCAGCATTTAAGATCTAAACTGCATATGCAGAAGGTAAAAGACCATTCAACCAAGATGACCGAAAAAACTGGAGATGGCACAGTTATAGAGTGCAACATATGCTTCAAAAAGTTCGCCGATACAACGCGATTACACTTCCACAAAAGGGGCCATCGAGAGCGCCATAATACAATAAAGAGCTACAAGTGTACTATCTGCCAAACACAATTCAAAAATATGTAAGCGTTCAGAACAAATAAGTTGCAAAGAATAGTTACATAATAGGCTCTTTTTTACTTGCAGGAATGATTTTCAAAGGCATAGTATCAAGCATAGTGTGGTTAAACCACACGAATGTGATATATGCCGAAAAGTATTCAAACGGCGAGCTGCAGTATGGGTGCACAAAAGACGAGTTCACggatcaaaaacttttgactgtACTACTTGTGGATATAAGTTCAGCAATCGGTAAGCAATGTATGGTATACCCGAATAAATCTCCAACGTAGTCTGCCCATCCGTTCGTTAAGCTTTGAAATATTTCCACATTTTtccggccatctttggattctaaCAGGGATTCTAACAACCTTGTCCTTAAACGTTAAGTCAAAAAAATGCAATAGCCTTAAAACAGACAGCTATTAAATAGTTAAGTTTAGTCTGTCAGAaacatgtgattttttttattctaggtttGATCACAGCCGCCATGTGCAGAGCGGTTACTGCGAGGGCGGGTTTGAACCTTTGTTACAACAGGTGCAACAGCAAAACAAGTCTGATATTGCAAACGGAGATACAGCTGCATCGGAAACGAAAAATGAAGATCCACAAAATGAAGAACACAAATCCAGCACAATGTCTATCAAGTGTGCCAAATGCGATAAGGTCTATTCGAACCAGAAAGGCCTATGGGTGCACTACAAGTTTGCCCATACGGAAAGAATTAAGTGCCCGTTGTGCGTCGCATCGTTTGTATTTGAGTAAGACATGAAATAAAAAAGTATTATTCCaaaattattcattttattttcttttttcaggAAACGATATCTTGCGCATAAGGAAAAATATCATAGCTAGAAAGCTGCCAGCACTTGAAATAAGAACCGGAGAACAAGTTTTGTTTGTTATACGCAGAATCACGGAGTGATTTGCGGTAAAAGTACGTTTTGATCAGAACACGACACCAATAAATCATTATTTTATAAATGAATCGTCTTTTTGTTCATCATCAACAAAAGCCTTACACTGCTGTAACAAGTGTCAATTTAATGTCCAGTATTGATGCGATTTGTCGTGTGTAGTATTCGTTAAGTACAGTCTGTTGAATAAAAGAAAACGTTTGTAGTTCGGTTAAGTGTAATTTCTCTAAAATCCCACGAACGcagcaatggatcattgaagccgacttttccgctactcaccgcatcaaaacaaaagcgccaccgtatatggacggtaacacagagacagcagtcgagttacgtcaaacacacaaggctacggtgtcgctatctgttcattttatagcggtcgttttagttattttagtgatcaatTGCTATACTGCTCTGTATAAGGATGACGGTAAAGTTCTACTAGCCACCACCAGGCTGTACAGAACTGCACGAATAGGCGGCCATGGGGGTGGCGAAATGGGCGGCCATGATGAGGACGAACTTGGGCACTGACGACGGGTCAATGACCAAAGGTTCGGGGTCAACGATCTTCAAACGCCAAAGGACCTCGCAGTTTTTATTATACACacttgaaaaaaatcaccgacttcggtaatttttttaccgaaatctcaaccgttaagttttttaccggaaaaatcggtgacgtttaccgaacttcgttaaattttgacagataaacgataacattttaccgaaatttggtaatttttacaggatttcggtaaaaaactattaccgatcgctcagctgttgagatttcggtaaaaattaccgaacgcgactagctgtgtacacCACCATATAACGCAAGCTATTCCATAGGGTATTTATAAACAAAAGGATATTGCCAAACTAATAAAACAGGATGGGTTGAGTTGGGCTAGTCACGatacaggaattccggaagaacgaCAGGGTAAAATGACATCCAGTACAGAACCAGGGAGTGGCcagaatggcctgacaccgtggCCAGTGACTCCGTGACAGGCTGCGTACAAGACAATTGTTCGCAAATGAAGAGGACCCAAGAGCACTCAATGTCTAGGAGGATTGGGAGCGGCTAGCACAAGAGCGAATTCAGTGGAGAAGGATGCTTCATTCAGCGTAGTTTCAACGAAACGAATTCCTGCACACCAAGTATCCAAGTAAGACAATATTcaatattatataaaattattataAATCGTGTATGATCAACTtcaattacagtagacgttcggtcggttcaaacggtttaactgcaatgctttttaactgcaagtccggtaagtgcaacaaatttgcagttatcgcaccgctatccgtcaaaacggtgcgccaagttagcccaaatgaacgggcgaatgaattttgcgttcatttgacgtcaattgatggcttgttgacactgtcaggtgttgcagttatcggattttcgttcgctaagtgaaacgtaaacatgttgcagttatcgaacgtctactgtatttgaaTCACCCAGGCATgggaatgagacttttttctgtttaccgttcatcgatactggcagtaaaataaaaacaaaacaacggcagcaccaatattgtcgggccgccaccaaaccggacttcgcacaatcaagtcgcgacgcgacccaactcgcgacgtttttgaatcatgttaaaagtacagtagacgttcggtcggtgcaagcggtttaactgcaatgctttttaactgcaagtccggtaagtgcaacaaatttgcagttatcgcaccgccaaacgtcaaaatcgtgcgccatgttagccctaatgaacagtcgaatgaatttttcgttcattttacgtcaattgatggcttgttgacactgtcaggcgttgcagatatcggattttcgttcgctaagtgaaacgtaaacatgttgcagttatcgaacgtctactgtagtgcgcatccttcccgttgttgtcagcaacacagcgcactagatgcgaaacagatgcgacacttgtggtcGAAGGAAATgggaatttttgattgaatgtctgtcctgattccaaccggatagacaataccatcagacgccgcgccgacggcagtcgagcagacgcttgacggttttcgcttccccacgaaaatttttatgagcagtcatgctgaggcgggtgattgcgaaaaatgtcaaatattttcaactgctaataactcacttgttttaataaataacttaTTTCGagttgcacaaatagctagagcacactcctagccttgtgatgcatgtaaagaagtttgtctagaagcggtcagaaacgcagaaaaatgcgaaaatgggaaagacagaaatttctgtcgtcgttgtgctcgagtactggcgctctcgcacttggaaaccgtttcgaggaagaaggctgcaggaaaaaaaaaatgttatgacatttatttttcgaacagtttgagtttggctgggcctgtgattttcgtgtggaaaaatgtcaaatgtacagccggtaaccgttttttccagtacatttctcatccctggaaTCACCTATTCAATAAACCTAGATTCAAGCAGCATGGTGATGCTGCATAGctatgcgtttaccgcctcggtttTAAGCTTAGTCGGGTATTAGTTGAGTCGAAAATGCAAGAAACTGCATGGGAGTCAGTCGTAATATCACAGTCTGTGGTAATATTGTTGATACGAGGTAGGGTATGACAAAGTGTGCGTTTTCATGGTAGTGGTAGAGGCGACAAAGCTTCAACATGAGTTCATTTCAGTGTCTACCTGTTTACGTGCAGATGAACACAAACAGTCTCCGTACAACTAAATCCTGAAATTGTGTACTTAAAGTTAAAATCTAGTGGCCTGAAGACTTCAGTTTTACCTAAGCTGCTAATCAAAAGGTACAAAATTTATTAGGCCTGAGAGTTATGGATTTGCAAGCAATCAAAACTGAACCGGAAGAATTCAGAGAAAACCCCTATCCAGTTTGCCGCCTGTGTCTGAGCGAAGGAGCACTAGGCGATGTATTCGACGAACAAGGACTGGATCAACTGATACTGGATTTGCTTTCGATAACGGTTATGACCTCTAGAGTTAAAGTCTGTGGTTATCATCTTGAACTTGGCCCATATTTTTAGGTGTACCTCGAAGATCCCATTAGCCAATCTGTATGCGGCGCCTGCCATACACGAATAATTGAATTCCATCAATTCCGGACCCGTTGCCAGGAAGTGCAAACTGTGCTTCAATCTTGGCTGCAGTCTACGATTCATCAAGAAGCGACCCAACTAGAACAAGCAAAAAGAAATCAATCATCTGAAATAGGTAATGCTAAAACCAATCCATTACAATGTGAAGTATGTCAGAAGTTGTTTAAAACGAGGAAGGTATTGCTCTGCCATAAGAAAATTCATCAACCTAGGAAGCACATATGCAAAATGTGTAGCAAACCTTTCGGAAGGCGGTAAGGATACTATAAAAGTTGCATCAAAGTTACAAGTAAATGACATATCTTTAAATTGTAGTCAACAATTGTTAAGACATATGAACCTAGTTCACCCAAAGGAACCGGAAACGAACGATGATACAATATCAGAATCGCGTGGAAAAATCGTTGCAGTGATCGAATCCTTAGAACAAGAGCAGGTTACGCAAAATGATGCACTTGCTTCGGAAACGTCAGATGCAATAGATCAAGAAGGAGTGGCTCAAGACTGTTACGAAGACGTGGAAGAACAGTTTGAAGAATCACTACAGAGTACGAAAGGCGGAGATACGAGCAAGACCTTTTGCGAAGCAACTTCTAGTCATCTGGCCAATGGAAAAGGGATAAATACCGAGAAAAACGAACTGCAATGTGATATATGTTTCAAGACATTCAAGCTAGGGAAAACCATGAGGGCGCACAAGAAGAGTGCCCATGGAATAAATGCACTCGTTTGTCCGATTTGTGAACGACCGTTTGCACAACGGTAAAAATTAACTTGTATTAGTATTCaaagtttttgtaaaaaaaaaactgtttttgtttcagaaatttactGCAAAGACACATAGAGAGTCATCAGTCTGTGGAAGAACGCATGCAACGTGTGAAAAACAATGCAAGACCATTCAAGTGTGATGTATGCGAAAAGGCATTTGCACGCAAAGGAAGGCTCGGGGAACACCAGAAAAAAGTGCATGGACCAAGGAACCATGAGTGCCATATTTGCAGCTTTCGATTCACTATGCGGTAAGAATCACTCAAATTATCTTTTTCGAATACATCAATTTGTATCGTAAATTGCAGAGATGATCTTGAGAAGCACATCAAGAGGCACGCTCGAGACCGTGACAGCAAAGAAGACTTTCGATTGTTGCATCAGATGCAACCGAAAGATGCAAATGTTGAAGGCCAGCCGAAAAGCATAAAAATCGCGAAAGACTGTGAACAAAATTTCGCAGCCGACCGAGCACAGTGCGGAAAATGCCAGAAGACATTCACATCCCATAAATCTCTGTGGCTGCACTACAAATTTACGCATAAGCCGAAAAAGATGAACTGTTCTATTTGCAGTGCAGTTTTCATAACGAAGTATGAACCTCATTGTCCTAATACCTTTGGACAACAGTAGTAAAAGCCTGCGTTTATTTCAGCAAGCACCTCGAGAAGCATATCTTAAGAAACCACAAGCAACAAGATGGCACCCTTCAACCCCTGAAGTGTCCGGTGTGCAGCAAGGTGTTTCTAACAAAAGGTCAGCTAAACCGGCATGCAATGAATCACGGACCGCGAAAACACTGCTGCTCTGTTTGTAATAAAACATTCATAACACCGTAAGTCGAGTATACTTCCTCTTGTACAATTGCATAGTTAGAACTAATTCTGCTTCTTTACAGGCAGAAACTGGAATCACATATGAGATGTCATGTAGATTCGAAAGACGATAGTATTTCTCAGGTTATTAAGAAGGGATCCGTAAGCAAATACTTATCAGTCTCTGAAAGGTAGCAAAATGTCTAAATAATACTCGCAATAGTCCATGGAAAATGCAATATTATCTTTTAAATTTCAGTGAACTTGTGGAATACAGCTCTGAATGTCAGTCAGATCTCAAAGAGCCCATCAGTCTATTCGAAGCAGAAGAGTTCAAAATTGAGCCAGAATAGGTTGCACAACTGATAAAGactgaaaattttaaagaaacaacAGCGATTCGAAACAACTAATGCAAATAAAAGAGGCTTTAAACCATTAGAAATACGATGGAGAAACCTTAAACCTCATTGAAAAATGTCTATTAGTTCTTTGTCGTGAGCGTATTTTATATTTAACTGACGGATGGCATTGCTAACCTACATTGGTGTCTCCATCAGCTTCCCTCCTCAATCATTGTTGGTGGCTCCATTACCGTCATCAACTATGCTAATCCTGTAATTACCATCTAACAAATTCTTATAATGGTTCTTCCCACCTTCTTCCATTGTATTGTTTTATCTAACACCACATTGCTTTTTATGATCCTTACACATGGTATGCACTGGCACAGGCTTGTGCTGCGCCCtactgacagttgcataaaacctccccATGTCGTTTCTCTCCATGTATTCATGCACTTCAGTAATCATACTCGTTCCGATACATTTTTGGCACTAAAGCGGGAACATTTCTAAATATAATCATCACCGACTTattcaccgatgaactgaattcactcggtccgagaattttggttTTGATACAAAGTTctattctgattggaagcgatcccgctctagtgtcaatgTTCTCGGATCAAGTGAATTCGGTGGATAAATCCAGGAAAAGAAAAAGTGGTTTTGACATTTGGTTCATCCAAGAGCTTCAACATGAGTTTATTCCAGTGTCTACCTAAAGCTAAAACCAGTTTGCCAAGCGGTGTAACATGACGTGCAGATGAACACTAATAGCCATCGTTTACCTAGTCCTGAAATTGTATAAACAAAGTTAAAATCTATTGGCCTGAAGTGTTAACTAAACTATTTATCGGTTGGTATACAATTGTCCAAGATTTAAAATCATGGATTCGCAAGCAATCAAAACTGAACCGGAAGAGTTCAGAAAGAACCCCTATCCAGTTTGCCGCCTTTGTCTGAGCGAAGGAGAACTTGCCGATGTATTCGATGAAGAAGGACTGGATCAATTGATGTTGGATTTACTTTCGGTAACGGTAATGACCTCTGGAGGTAAATTCTGCGACCATAGTCTTGATCTTGGCCCATACTTTTAGGTATACCTCGACGATCCCATTAGCCAATCTGTATGCATCGTCTGTCATACACGATTAATTGAATTCCATCAGTTCCGGATCCGTTGCCAGGAAGTGCAAACTGTGCTTCAATCCTGGCTACAGTCTACGATTCAGCAAGAGACGATCAATCTTGAACAAGCAAAAAGAAATCAATCATCTGAAATAAGCAATGCTGAAACCAATCCTCTACAATGTGAAGTATGTCAGAAGCTGTTCAAAACGAGAAAGGTATTGGTCTGCCATAAGAAAATTCATCAACCTAGGAAGCACATATGCAAAATGTGTAGCAAACCTTTCGGAAGGCGGTAAGGTTACAAAGTTACAACAATGTTACAAGTAAGTGACAAGTCGTAATAATCTTTTAATTATAGTCAACAGTTGTTAAGACATATGAAGCTAGTTCATTCGAAGGAACCGGAAACGACCGATGATACAATATTAGAGCCGCGTGGAGAAATCGTTGCAGTGATCGAATCCTCAGAACAGAAGCAGGATACGCAAAATGATGCACTTGCTCCGAAAACTTCAGTGAAGCTAGATTCAGATGCAACACATCAAGAAGGAGTGATTCAACAGTGTAATGAAGACGCAGAAGCTCGAAATTCGGAATCACTACTGGATACAAATGGCGGAGTTACGAGCGAGATTGATTACGAAGCAACTTCTTCCAGTCATGTGG contains the following coding sequences:
- the LOC115264473 gene encoding zinc finger protein 782-like → MTSGAFKTTTEDMKNLQKTCRLCLSEESLCDVFESQDLHQWILNYLSISITAEDRMSQAVCAICRIRLNEFHQFWERCQEVQDVLHSMIRNETKNVDSEIAEHVESELSIGSSDMVDIEEMKIETEPLPVESSTVLYEVDQNQFIEGKDAVSQKKLFNCNVCNKAFNAKHTLRHHQRMTHGPKTHECHYCNVRFAFRSNLEQHLRSKLHMQKVKDHSTKMTEKTGDGTVIECNICFKKFADTTRLHFHKRGHRERHNTIKSYKCTICQTQFKNMNDFQRHSIKHSVVKPHECDICRKVFKRRAAVWVHKRRVHGSKTFDCTTCGYKFSNRFDHSRHVQSGYCEGGFEPLLQQVQQQNKSDIANGDTAASETKNEDPQNEEHKSSTMSIKCAKCDKVYSNQKGLWVHYKFAHTERIKCPLCVASFVFEKRYLAHKEKYHS
- the LOC109621823 gene encoding zinc finger protein Xfin → MDLQAIKTEPEEFRENPYPVCRLCLSEGALGDVFDEQGLDQLILDLLSITVYLEDPISQSVCGACHTRIIEFHQFRTRCQEVQTVLQSWLQSTIHQEATQLEQAKRNQSSEIGNAKTNPLQCEVCQKLFKTRKVLLCHKKIHQPRKHICKMCSKPFGRRQQLLRHMNLVHPKEPETNDDTISESRGKIVAVIESLEQEQVTQNDALASETSDAIDQEGVAQDCYEDVEEQFEESLQSTKGGDTSKTFCEATSSHLANGKGINTEKNELQCDICFKTFKLGKTMRAHKKSAHGINALVCPICERPFAQRNLLQRHIESHQSVEERMQRVKNNARPFKCDVCEKAFARKGRLGEHQKKVHGPRNHECHICSFRFTMRDDLEKHIKRHARDRDSKEDFRLLHQMQPKDANVEGQPKSIKIAKDCEQNFAADRAQCGKCQKTFTSHKSLWLHYKFTHKPKKMNCSICSAVFITNKHLEKHILRNHKQQDGTLQPLKCPVCSKVFLTKGQLNRHAMNHGPRKHCCSVCNKTFITPQKLESHMRCHVDSKDDSISQVIKKGSVSKYLSVSESELVEYSSECQSDLKEPISLFEAEEFKIEPE